One genomic window of Monodelphis domestica isolate mMonDom1 chromosome 1, mMonDom1.pri, whole genome shotgun sequence includes the following:
- the COQ9 gene encoding ubiquinone biosynthesis protein COQ9, mitochondrial, whose translation MAAAVAGCLRRAGWKFLRLQCRPVTRCQLSLMPRAFHASALALKSSDEQKYQPPPSSSQQHTESQGTEDSHPEPPRSQPRYTDQGGEEDEDHESEEQLQHRILTAALEFVPAHGWTSEAIAEGAQSLGLSSAAAGMFGNDGSELILHFVTQCNAKLNRVMEEEQKQVQLGQAEKRKTDQFLRDAVETRLRMLIPYIEHWPRALGILVLPHNIPASLNLLTSMVDDMWHYAGDQSTDINWYTRRAVLAGIYNTTELVMMQDSSPDFEDTWRFLENRISDAMNMGHTAKQVKSTGEALVQGMMGAAVTLKNLTGLNQRR comes from the exons ATGGCGGCGGCGGTGGCTGGGTGCCTCCGTCGGGCAGGCTGGAAGTTCCTGCGGCTGCAGTGCAGGCCGG TGACCCGGTGTCAACTTTCCCTGATGCCCCGTGCCTTCCATGCTTCAGCTTTAGCACTGAAATCTTCAGATGAACAAAAGTACCAGcccccaccctcttcctctcAGCAGCACACCGAATCACAGGGAACAGAAGATTCTCATCCAGAGCCCCCACGCTCACAGCCCAG GTACACAGATCAGGGTGGTGAGGAAGATGAAGACCATGAAAGCGAGGAGCAATTGCAGCATCGGATCCTGACTGCAGCTTTGGAGTTTGTGCCTGCTCATGGgtggacctcagaagccattgcAGAAGGAGCTCAG TCCCTGGGTCTCTCAAGTGCAGCAGCTGGCATGTTTGGGAATGACGGCAGTGAATTGATCCTGCATTTTGTGACCCAGTGTAATGCTAAACTCAACCGAGTAATGGAAGAGGAACAGAAGCAAGTGCAGTTGGGCCAGGCAGA gAAGAGGAAGACAGACCAGTTCCTGAGGGATGCAGTGGAAACCAGACTGAGAATGCTGATCCCCTATATTGAACATTGGCCTCGG GCTCTTGGTATCCTTGTGCTCCCTCATAATATCCCAGCCAGCCTAAACCTCCTCACCAGCATGGTGGATGACATGTGGCACTATGCTGGAGACCAGTCCACTGAT ATTAACTGGTACACACGTCGAGCAGTCTTAGCTGGCATCTACAACACCACAGAGCTTGTGATGATGCAGGACTCATCTCCTGACTTTGAGGACACTTGGCGCTTCCTTGAAAACAGAATCAGTGATGCCATGAACATGGGACATACAGCCAAACAG GTCAAGTCAACTGGGGAAGCACTTGTCCAGGGAATGATGGGAGCAGCAGTGACT CTCAAGAACTTGACAGGCCTAAACCAGCGTCGATGA